Genomic window (Acidobacteriota bacterium):
AACGGGACTATCCGGACGCCTTCCGGAAGTCCGGGCTTGATCTCTTCGATCTTCTTTTTGACGTTTTCGATCGTCTCGAGCGCGCTCACGCCGTACCGCGAGATGACCACGCCGCCGACCGCTTCGACGCCGTTCTTGTCGAGCGATCCGGTGCGGAAGGCGTTGCCGATCTTGACCTCGGCGACGTTCTTGACGTAGACGGGCGTTCCGCTTTTTCCGCCGATGACGATGTTGCCGACATCGGCGACCGATTCGACCAATCCGATCCCGCGAACGACCGCCCATTCGCCGGATTGTTCGACGACGTTTCCGCCGACGTTGTTGTTCGATTTCCCGACCGCCTCGACGACCGCCGAGAGCGGCAGGCCGAAGGCGCGCAGTTTGTTCGGGTCGACGTCGATCTGATATTGCTGGACGAAACCGCCGACGGACGCGACCTCGGCGACGCCCGAAACCGAGTTCAGCTGATAGCGCACGAACCAGTCCTGCAAAGTTCGCAGGTCGCGCAGGTTCATTTTGTCGGATTCGAGCGTGTACCAGAAAACCTGGCCGACGCCGGTCGCGTCCGGCCCGAGCGTCGGCGTCACGCCTTCGGGGAGCTGCTTCGTGACGAGGTTCAGCCGTTCGAGGATCCGCGTCCGCGCCCAGTAGAGTTCGACGTTGTCCTCGAAAATGACGTTGATCATCGAGAAGCTGAACGCCGAACTCGCGCGGACCGTCCGCACGCCGGCAAGTCCCTGAAGATTGGTCACGAGCGGATACGTGACCTGATCTTCGACTTCCTGCGGCGAACGGCCGGGCCAGTCCGTGAAGACGATGATCTGATTGTCCGAAAGGTCCGGAATGGCGTCGATCGGCGTCCGCGTGAGCGCCCAGTATCCCGCCGCCATCAAGCCTAAATAGACGATGATGACGATGATGCGGTTACGCAAGGACCATTCGATAAGCCAGTTGATCATTCGATTATGGAATTGAGATTTCGGATTTCGGATTTAAGATCCGGATCTTTTTGGAATCTGGAATCCGGAATCTGGAATCGTCCAAATCCGGAATCTAAAATCTAAAATCACTCGACCACGATCTTTCCCCTCATCATATCCATCCCGCACTGGAATGCCAGATCGCCCGATTCGGTCGGTGTGAACTCGACCAAAACCGGTTCGCCGACGGGGAGCGTTTTCTTGATGTTGAGCTTCGGGAAAACCAGTTCGTCGCCGCAGTTCTTGTCGTCGACGCGCGTGAATTCCATCTTCACCGGCCCGCCTTTTTTGACCTTGATCGATTTCGGCTCGTAGCTCGTCGTAACCTTGACCTTGATCGTCTCGCCCGGTTTGGCGACGTAAACATCCGGATCCGCGGCCGTCTTGTTCTCGGTCTTCGCGCCCGAGCAGGCGCCGATCGCGACGATTGCCGCAAGCAGTACAAATATGCTGATTATTTTCATTGTCTTTCTCCTTTTTAGAAACTTATTGCGCGACGATCGGGAGCATTGCCCTGCCCTTTCCGGCCGCGCCTTCGTAGATTATCTGCGTTTGCCAGTCGCCCGCCATCTGGAGTTTGACCAGCCCGTTGTAAACCCCCGGCGTGCCGCTCGTCGTCAGCGTTGCGGCGTCGTTCATCACCGGCATCGTGCCCATCGCGGGCATATGAAAATTGACCGCCGCGGCGCCGACATCGACCGGTTTGCCGCTGCTGTCCGAGAATGTGATCGTAAATTCGTTCTTGCCGTCGCGCAGGACCCCGTCGGCGCTCGCGAGCGTCACGGTCAGACCGTTTCCGGCGTTGCCGCTCGTGATCGGTTTCCCGACCAGTGCGGATTGTCCGCAGGCAGCCAGCAAGAGGCATCCCGCGATAATCGTCAATTTCTTAAACATCTGATTCAAACGTCGGCGAGCTCCCAGAAACAGCTCCGCCGAAATGTGTTCGTCGATCGTTTTCGCGGCGCGAAAACACGTTCGATCCTTTCCTTGGCGGAAAAGACGAATTACAGACACAATTCGGCGTGACTTAGATCAGAAATGATTGATTTTTGATGTAGAGATTCGGAGGTCGTGAAAATTGCGCGGGCCAGTCGATCCGATTTACGCGCACCGGCCGTGAGTTGAAAACGAAGGTCCGCGGTCGGAACGAGAACGCGATCAGCGGAACCTCCGCGATCGCCGGCAGTTTGAAAGCCGTCTCGGACTGAAAGCGCGACTGAAGATCGTTCGTCGGAGTTCCGCAAACCGAGTTGCAGCAAGGCTTTTTCGAGATCGTATCCTTTTTCAACTTGTCTCGTTTGCAGCATTTCATGCGCGGCGCGCCGCCGTCATAACAGCCGCAAACGCCGGCCCAAACCTGGCCGCCGAGAATCAAGATAAAAAGCAATGCGGTCAAACGCTTCCACATAAGACGCTTTTAGGATAGATAGGAGCTGAATGCTTGTCAAGGATTTCGTTTGGACGGACGCTCTCGATCCGCGCTCAACCGCCTCCGGATCAAATAACACCACGTTTCGCTCCGCTCCACGTGGTGCTATCGTTCGTGCGTGTGCTCCGCACACGATTTGTCCGCGTTACTTAGTAATGCGTCTCACCACACATACGCTGAAGGAACCGCGACATCGGTCGGCAACCCGAATGTCTGTATCAGCAATCCCGCGGTCGAGCGGTTCAGATACCAGGTCGCGTTCGATGGCCGGAAAACCGCCGCATCGATCTTGCCGTCTCCGTCGTAATCGCCCGGCACCGGGGAATCGCCGTTCGCGCCGAACGGGAACGAGTAGAACGAGCCATTCTCGGACCGGAGAATGAACCACTCGCCGCCCGAAGGCCGCCAGATCGCGACATCGGCTTTGCCGTCGCCGGTGAAATCGCCGGGAACCGGTCTGTCGGCGCTGTTCCCGAACGTATGAACAATCAGTCCGGAGGTCGAACGGTTCAGCCACCATTGGCCGGAACCGGGACGAAAGATCGCGATGTCGGCCCGCCCGTCGCCGTCGTAGTCGGCCGGAACGGGAACGTCGCCGCTCGCGCCGAATTGCTCGATGGCCGTTCCGCCGGCCGAGCGCTGTATGTACCAAGTCGAAGTCGACGGACGATAGACCGCGGCGTCAGCCTTGCGGTCGCCATCGTAATCAGACGGAGCTGGAACATCGCCGGAGACTCCGAACGGGAAAGAGTAGAAGGTCGAATTCTCGCTTCGCAGCACGAACCACTCGCCTGAAGCTGGTCGAAATACCGCGACATCC
Coding sequences:
- a CDS encoding cupredoxin domain-containing protein, which produces MKIISIFVLLAAIVAIGACSGAKTENKTAADPDVYVAKPGETIKVKVTTSYEPKSIKVKKGGPVKMEFTRVDDKNCGDELVFPKLNIKKTLPVGEPVLVEFTPTESGDLAFQCGMDMMRGKIVVE
- a CDS encoding FixH family protein, producing the protein MFKKLTIIAGCLLLAACGQSALVGKPITSGNAGNGLTVTLASADGVLRDGKNEFTITFSDSSGKPVDVGAAAVNFHMPAMGTMPVMNDAATLTTSGTPGVYNGLVKLQMAGDWQTQIIYEGAAGKGRAMLPIVAQ